Proteins encoded together in one Bombiscardovia nodaiensis window:
- the valS gene encoding valine--tRNA ligase translates to MSANQGIVKANLTPLPDRVSVDGLEAKWSEHWEQSGVYKFAGSRDRKSVYSIDTPPPTVSGHLHVGHVFSYTHTDVIARFKRMCGFDVFYPMGWDDNGLPTERRVQNYYGVRVDTSLKYDPDFKPPFEGTEGKKIQAKDQVPISRQNFIELCEKLSAEDEKLFERLWRSLGLSVDWAQTYHTIGEHPRRVAQKAFLRNLARGEAYQKEAPGLWDVTFQTAVAQAELESREYDGFYHRVAFHFADGKPIYIETTRPELLPACAALIAHPDDERYQPYFGQKVHSPLFKVEVPILAHPAAEMDKGAGIAMCCTFGDMTDVEWWRDLKLPTRSIIQRNGRIMMSTPDWIENEQGRELFASIEGKTTFSARKMIVDALRESGDLDGEPKPTKRMTNFYEKGDKPLEIVTSRQWYLRNGGTDRSLNAQLLERGKELQFHPDFMRVRYNNWVEGLNGDWLVSRQRFFGVPFPLWYPVTAEGQADYAHPITPDESRLPIDPSTDTPEGFEESQRDQPGGFTAEKDIMDTWATSSLTPQIVTHWAEPGEQNEALFKATFPMDLRPQGQDIIRTWLFSSVDRAHLENGCLPWKHATLSGWILDPDHKKMSKSKGNVVVPDEPIKQYGADAVRYWAACARLGLDATYDEGQMKIGRRLAIKLLNATKFALSIGREDENHHVGQPAQASWKLADVTVALDQAVLARLAQVITEATQALESYEHSKALEAIETFFWNFCDDYIELAKNRAYGKADEQGQVPAQADVLSARTTLGVTLDAFARLFAPFLPFATEEIWQWMHEGEGSVHQAAWPLAQDYAQAAGETSPELLTWAGDALAALRKIKSEAKVSMKTPILSVTLAVAPSGLAAVEAALGDIAQAGRVTGSIELKQDAQLSSQADSSNDQTGSESEGSTGVQVTASELGEPPAKQARK, encoded by the coding sequence ATGTCTGCAAATCAAGGAATCGTAAAGGCCAACCTGACCCCGCTGCCCGACCGGGTGAGTGTAGATGGTCTAGAAGCAAAGTGGAGCGAGCACTGGGAGCAGTCCGGTGTCTACAAGTTCGCCGGCTCTCGTGATCGCAAGTCAGTCTACTCGATTGACACACCGCCGCCCACGGTCTCCGGCCACCTGCACGTCGGTCACGTTTTTTCATACACCCACACGGACGTCATTGCCCGCTTCAAGCGCATGTGCGGTTTCGACGTCTTTTACCCCATGGGCTGGGACGACAACGGCCTTCCCACTGAGCGGCGCGTGCAGAACTACTATGGCGTGCGCGTAGACACTAGCCTGAAATACGACCCGGATTTTAAGCCGCCCTTTGAAGGAACAGAAGGCAAGAAAATCCAAGCCAAGGACCAGGTGCCCATCTCCCGGCAGAACTTCATCGAGTTGTGCGAAAAGCTCTCTGCTGAAGATGAGAAGCTCTTCGAACGTCTCTGGCGTTCCCTGGGTCTGTCGGTGGACTGGGCGCAAACATATCACACGATTGGCGAGCACCCGCGCAGGGTGGCGCAAAAAGCTTTCCTGCGTAATTTAGCCCGAGGTGAGGCTTATCAGAAGGAAGCACCGGGCTTGTGGGACGTCACCTTCCAGACTGCAGTGGCCCAGGCTGAGCTTGAGAGCCGCGAATACGACGGCTTTTACCACCGCGTAGCCTTCCACTTTGCCGACGGCAAGCCGATCTACATTGAGACCACGCGCCCAGAGCTCCTGCCCGCCTGCGCCGCCTTGATTGCCCACCCGGACGACGAGCGCTACCAGCCATACTTCGGGCAAAAAGTTCACTCTCCCCTCTTCAAGGTGGAAGTGCCTATTCTGGCCCACCCGGCCGCCGAGATGGATAAGGGCGCCGGCATCGCCATGTGCTGCACCTTTGGCGACATGACCGATGTTGAGTGGTGGCGGGATTTGAAGCTGCCCACCCGCTCCATCATTCAGCGTAACGGACGCATCATGATGAGCACCCCCGACTGGATTGAGAACGAGCAGGGGCGCGAGCTCTTCGCCTCTATCGAAGGGAAAACTACCTTTAGCGCCCGCAAGATGATTGTGGATGCCCTGCGCGAGTCTGGCGACTTGGACGGTGAGCCCAAGCCCACCAAGCGTATGACCAACTTCTATGAAAAGGGCGACAAGCCCTTGGAAATTGTCACCTCCCGCCAGTGGTACTTACGCAATGGCGGCACCGACCGCAGCTTGAACGCACAACTTCTGGAGCGGGGCAAGGAATTGCAGTTCCACCCCGACTTTATGCGCGTGCGCTACAACAACTGGGTCGAGGGCTTGAACGGCGACTGGCTAGTCTCCCGCCAGCGCTTCTTCGGTGTACCCTTCCCCCTGTGGTATCCCGTTACCGCCGAGGGCCAGGCCGACTACGCCCACCCGATTACCCCGGATGAGAGCCGACTGCCGATCGATCCTTCCACTGATACGCCCGAAGGTTTCGAGGAGTCTCAGCGTGACCAGCCCGGCGGGTTCACCGCCGAAAAAGACATTATGGACACCTGGGCTACGTCCTCCCTGACCCCCCAGATTGTGACCCACTGGGCCGAGCCGGGCGAGCAGAACGAAGCACTTTTCAAGGCCACTTTCCCCATGGATCTGCGCCCGCAAGGGCAGGACATCATCCGCACCTGGCTCTTCTCGTCTGTTGACCGCGCCCACCTGGAAAACGGCTGCCTGCCTTGGAAGCACGCCACGCTCTCAGGCTGGATCCTGGACCCAGATCACAAGAAGATGTCGAAATCTAAGGGCAATGTGGTGGTGCCCGACGAGCCCATTAAGCAGTATGGAGCCGATGCCGTGCGCTACTGGGCTGCCTGTGCCCGCCTGGGGCTGGATGCCACTTACGACGAGGGGCAGATGAAGATTGGCCGCAGGCTGGCCATTAAGCTCCTGAACGCCACCAAGTTCGCGCTCTCCATTGGACGCGAGGACGAGAACCACCATGTGGGCCAACCAGCGCAAGCATCTTGGAAGCTCGCAGATGTGACGGTGGCGCTTGATCAGGCGGTACTAGCTCGACTGGCCCAAGTCATCACCGAAGCTACTCAGGCTTTGGAGTCATACGAACACTCCAAGGCTTTGGAAGCTATCGAGACCTTCTTCTGGAACTTCTGCGACGACTATATCGAACTAGCAAAGAATCGCGCTTACGGCAAGGCTGACGAGCAAGGGCAGGTGCCCGCTCAAGCGGATGTGCTCTCCGCGCGCACCACACTGGGCGTGACCCTAGATGCCTTCGCCCGCCTCTTTGCCCCCTTCCTGCCCTTCGCCACCGAAGAGATTTGGCAGTGGATGCATGAGGGCGAAGGCTCGGTGCACCAAGCCGCTTGGCCGCTGGCTCAGGACTACGCACAGGCCGCTGGTGAGACTTCGCCAGAACTCCTCACCTGGGCTGGCGATGCCCTGGCAGCCCTGCGCAAGATTAAGTCTGAAGCCAAGGTCTCTATGAAGACTCCAATTTTGTCTGTCACTTTGGCTGTGGCTCCTTCTGGCCTGGCAGCTGTGGAAGCGGCCTTGGGCGACATTGCTCAGGCTGGGCGCGTGACTGGCAGTATTGAGCTCAAGCAGGACGCTCAACTGAGTAGTCAGGCCGATAGCAGTAACGATCAGACTGGCAGCGAGAGCGAAGGTTCTACCGGTGTTCAGGTCACAGCCAGCGAGCTGGGCGAACCGCCAGCCAAGCAGGCTCGTAAGTAA
- the tyrA1 gene encoding chorismate mutase, producing MTAAGETVVDEQTQGNAQTVGSAARIGAIRGEIDRIDAAVIELLSRRFKATDEVGQLKALAGFAPADPERERAQVEHLRQLAQSEGLDPAIAQGYHTFVAGLAKERHARIAQEQQKAR from the coding sequence ATGACAGCAGCAGGCGAGACAGTAGTTGACGAGCAGACGCAGGGTAATGCGCAGACGGTGGGTAGCGCGGCTCGCATAGGCGCAATACGAGGTGAAATTGACCGGATTGATGCGGCCGTGATTGAGCTCTTATCTCGTCGTTTTAAGGCTACCGACGAGGTGGGGCAGCTCAAGGCTCTGGCCGGGTTCGCCCCAGCCGACCCGGAGCGGGAGCGGGCGCAGGTTGAGCATTTGCGCCAGCTAGCCCAGAGTGAGGGATTGGATCCGGCAATCGCGCAAGGCTACCATACGTTCGTTGCCGGCCTGGCTAAGGAGCGTCATGCGCGTATTGCTCAGGAACAGCAGAAGGCCCGGTAA
- a CDS encoding aldo/keto reductase: MKQRKLGGLTVSEVGMSCMVFSRGHNQPPAEEDSIAAIRAGYEAGCTYFDTAENYGKELFHLGHNEELVGKALAGRRHEVILASKFHLHWRDFQAHRPLYQAVRSHLDKTLHNLGTDYLDLYYMQRTNPQAPVADIAQVMEQLVAEGLIRGWGMSQVDLPDIQSGQAVFPLTAVQDAYSMAQRSIEEEVISYCAQEGIGFVAFSPIASYYLSSDKPKFDRTADQYERLQAELLVRKWTINRPLLQCIQRLAGQNQASPAQISLAWMLHKFPNLVPVPGSKHPERIFENLASADIILSDEEVAQLDELLDYCWRHDRQVSKLLERNQTRLYHRQRRTQAKISKHSQQQAHTLADPDVQSTQTELDPQQMPSAEDQTPAPDSI, translated from the coding sequence GTGAAGCAGAGAAAATTAGGGGGCCTAACTGTCTCCGAAGTGGGCATGAGCTGTATGGTATTCTCGCGTGGCCACAACCAGCCGCCAGCAGAAGAGGACTCGATCGCCGCTATCCGCGCTGGCTACGAAGCCGGTTGCACCTACTTCGACACGGCCGAAAACTACGGCAAGGAGCTTTTCCACCTCGGCCACAACGAGGAACTGGTGGGCAAGGCGCTCGCCGGCCGACGGCATGAAGTGATTCTCGCTAGCAAATTCCACCTCCACTGGCGTGACTTTCAAGCGCATCGCCCCCTTTACCAGGCCGTGCGCAGCCACCTAGATAAAACCTTGCACAACCTAGGCACCGACTACCTCGACCTGTACTATATGCAGCGCACTAACCCACAAGCACCAGTGGCCGATATCGCCCAAGTGATGGAACAGTTGGTAGCCGAAGGTCTGATTCGAGGCTGGGGCATGTCTCAGGTCGACTTGCCCGACATTCAATCCGGACAGGCTGTCTTCCCACTCACGGCCGTGCAGGATGCCTACTCGATGGCTCAGCGCTCCATTGAGGAGGAAGTTATCTCCTACTGCGCTCAAGAGGGAATAGGTTTCGTGGCCTTCTCCCCTATCGCCTCATACTATTTGAGCAGCGACAAGCCAAAATTTGACCGGACAGCTGACCAATACGAGCGTCTCCAGGCCGAACTTCTGGTGCGCAAGTGGACCATTAACCGCCCCTTATTGCAGTGCATTCAACGGCTCGCAGGGCAGAATCAGGCGTCTCCTGCGCAAATTTCTTTAGCGTGGATGCTCCACAAATTCCCCAATCTCGTGCCGGTGCCGGGATCCAAACATCCCGAGCGCATCTTTGAAAACTTAGCGAGCGCTGACATCATCCTCTCCGATGAGGAAGTGGCTCAGCTCGATGAGCTGCTGGACTACTGCTGGCGGCACGACCGTCAGGTGAGTAAGCTGCTAGAGAGGAATCAGACCCGCCTCTACCACCGTCAGCGCCGGACACAGGCGAAAATCAGCAAGCATTCGCAGCAGCAAGCGCACACCCTGGCTGATCCGGACGTACAAAGCACCCAAACCGAGTTGGACCCTCAACAGATGCCCTCTGCCGAAGATCAGACTCCAGCTCCAGACAGCATATAG
- the rho gene encoding transcription termination factor Rho, with protein MGLRGISSMRKPALIETIEAARSGGQAPAGVSVRPAQQATSSSAPSAPKAEPEEPLTEQAAQTTTVSNAHVDVDEAGENSHAKSAGHGQVGDLFDVLGIDESAGRSHQHKEHVVADDESVIINRRRHRGDTRTRSQSKETHEEGNHGGKVRDLDDILAALPARDNHPNHKRTHEEGRDRDYRRGYDRRERSERPERSERVDRSNDRSEHSRGRKDRDRRQTRDFESREDYRTEDLVPVAGIVDVLDSYAFIRTSGYLPGPNDVYVSMGQVKKYGLRKGDAVQGTTRPPHEGDRRNQRQKFMPLQSIETINGMNVEDAVERPHFNKLTPLYPQERMRMETTPNQITGRLIDIVAPIGKGQRGLIVSPPKAGKTITLQNIANAIAKNNPEVHLMVVLVDERPEEVTDMERTVQGEVISSTFDRPATDHTTVAELAIERAKRLVELGQDVVVLLDSMTRLARAYNIAAPASGRILSGGVDAQALYPPKKFFGAARNIENGGSLTIISSALVETGSKMDEVIFEEFKGTGNMELRLSRELADKRMFPAIDINASGTRREELITSPEELAVVYRLRRLLGGMEIEQAYQTLVPRLKKTATNRDFLGAITQTMLGQKSN; from the coding sequence ATGGGCTTGCGCGGCATTTCCAGCATGCGCAAACCGGCGCTCATCGAGACCATCGAAGCAGCTCGTTCAGGCGGGCAAGCTCCGGCTGGCGTGAGTGTACGACCTGCCCAGCAGGCAACGAGCAGCAGTGCCCCGTCAGCTCCTAAGGCTGAGCCTGAAGAGCCGCTGACTGAGCAGGCAGCGCAGACGACGACGGTGTCGAATGCACATGTAGACGTAGATGAGGCGGGCGAAAATTCGCACGCAAAGTCCGCTGGTCACGGCCAGGTTGGCGATCTCTTTGATGTGCTCGGCATAGACGAGAGCGCTGGCCGCAGTCATCAGCACAAGGAACATGTGGTAGCAGACGACGAGTCTGTGATTATCAACCGCCGTCGGCACCGGGGTGATACGCGTACCCGCAGCCAGAGCAAGGAGACGCACGAGGAAGGCAATCACGGCGGTAAAGTGCGTGATTTGGACGATATTCTCGCCGCCCTCCCGGCTCGTGACAATCATCCGAACCATAAGCGAACGCATGAGGAAGGGCGAGACCGGGACTACCGTCGTGGTTACGACCGCCGCGAGCGTTCGGAGCGTCCTGAGCGTTCGGAGCGTGTGGACCGCAGCAACGATCGCTCGGAGCACAGCCGTGGGCGCAAGGACCGGGACCGCCGTCAGACCCGCGATTTCGAGAGCCGTGAGGATTACCGGACAGAAGATCTCGTGCCCGTAGCTGGCATAGTCGACGTGCTCGACTCCTACGCTTTCATTCGCACTTCCGGCTACCTGCCTGGCCCCAACGACGTGTACGTCTCGATGGGACAGGTTAAGAAGTACGGCCTGCGTAAGGGCGATGCTGTCCAGGGCACTACCCGCCCACCTCACGAGGGAGATCGGCGCAACCAGAGGCAGAAGTTCATGCCCTTGCAGTCGATTGAGACCATTAACGGCATGAATGTGGAGGATGCGGTAGAGCGTCCGCACTTCAACAAGCTCACGCCGCTCTACCCGCAGGAGCGTATGCGGATGGAGACGACTCCCAACCAGATTACGGGCCGTCTGATTGACATTGTGGCTCCCATCGGCAAGGGCCAGCGTGGTCTGATTGTCTCCCCACCCAAGGCTGGTAAGACGATTACCCTGCAAAACATTGCCAATGCGATTGCTAAGAACAATCCTGAGGTCCACCTGATGGTGGTGCTGGTAGACGAGCGCCCGGAGGAAGTTACCGACATGGAGCGCACGGTTCAGGGCGAGGTCATCTCCTCCACCTTCGACCGGCCCGCAACTGATCACACGACGGTCGCTGAGCTGGCCATAGAGCGTGCCAAGCGCCTGGTTGAGCTGGGTCAAGACGTGGTGGTCCTGCTGGACTCCATGACCCGTCTGGCTCGCGCGTACAACATTGCAGCTCCGGCTTCTGGCCGCATCCTCTCTGGTGGTGTGGATGCTCAGGCGCTCTACCCGCCCAAGAAGTTCTTCGGTGCTGCCCGCAACATCGAAAACGGTGGCTCCTTGACTATTATTTCTTCGGCTCTGGTGGAGACTGGTTCCAAGATGGACGAGGTGATTTTCGAGGAGTTCAAGGGTACTGGCAACATGGAGCTGCGTCTGTCGCGCGAGCTGGCCGACAAGCGCATGTTCCCGGCTATCGACATCAACGCTTCGGGCACCCGCCGCGAGGAGCTCATTACCTCTCCCGAGGAGCTGGCTGTGGTCTACCGTCTGCGCCGCCTCCTGGGTGGTATGGAAATTGAGCAGGCTTACCAGACGCTGGTGCCGCGCTTGAAGAAGACGGCTACCAACCGGGACTTCCTGGGTGCGATTACGCAGACGATGTTGGGGCAAAAATCCAACTAA
- a CDS encoding N-acetyltransferase, translating to MSGVTSAAGGASDNPAGGELADKRELPGRIDIPYINGEMVHLRPAAVADLTAMDQLQAFYNSTGITGKGPQAERAVVNAWVRRSVAWSKGQTPRESGVGDPESRRTVAWAMITEADPDKGGASDASETDGLIGMIFLIDVDGWSRSARIQVVLGKDYRGRGYSRDAMPRVMTYGYAPQPTGLGLHRIWVAVPEKNTRSISVYQSLGFALSGTSRDALWDEEGGKYQDQIVMDALVDEYDPIRSLDAFGMHVIDGNPGVAQARENHAHVVQAEERQAQELGNETNAVDPGAKAGAEYLSSNDVQTGEIKKVEATDQDQRDQEMHDTSAQDSTVLSEPQSFSPRAQTESDDAEPPQEPSADAAGGDATTWAYADAAGKKNSKRAWWRNLGHSRKRNSGGNS from the coding sequence ATGTCGGGTGTAACAAGTGCAGCCGGTGGTGCAAGTGATAACCCGGCAGGCGGGGAGCTGGCAGACAAACGTGAGTTGCCTGGGCGCATCGACATACCCTATATCAACGGTGAAATGGTTCACCTGCGCCCGGCAGCTGTCGCCGATTTGACGGCTATGGACCAACTCCAAGCCTTTTACAACTCCACCGGCATCACCGGCAAGGGGCCGCAGGCTGAGCGTGCCGTGGTCAATGCCTGGGTGCGGCGTTCGGTGGCTTGGTCGAAAGGGCAGACTCCCCGCGAGTCAGGAGTAGGGGACCCGGAGTCTCGTCGGACCGTAGCCTGGGCCATGATTACTGAGGCTGACCCCGACAAGGGCGGTGCTTCGGATGCCAGCGAGACTGACGGTTTGATTGGCATGATTTTCTTGATTGACGTGGATGGATGGTCGCGGTCGGCCCGCATCCAGGTGGTTCTGGGCAAGGACTACCGGGGGCGGGGGTATTCGCGTGACGCTATGCCGCGCGTGATGACTTACGGCTACGCGCCGCAGCCCACAGGCCTGGGTCTGCACCGCATTTGGGTGGCCGTGCCCGAGAAGAACACGCGCTCTATTTCGGTTTACCAGTCCTTGGGATTCGCTCTGTCTGGCACTTCCCGCGATGCCCTGTGGGACGAAGAAGGTGGCAAGTACCAGGACCAGATCGTGATGGACGCCCTGGTTGATGAGTACGATCCTATTCGTTCTCTCGATGCCTTTGGTATGCACGTCATTGATGGAAACCCCGGCGTGGCGCAGGCTCGGGAGAATCATGCGCACGTAGTCCAGGCTGAAGAGCGGCAGGCTCAGGAGCTGGGCAATGAGACAAATGCTGTAGACCCAGGGGCCAAAGCGGGCGCAGAGTACCTGTCTAGTAATGACGTGCAGACAGGCGAGATCAAAAAAGTAGAGGCTACCGACCAGGACCAGCGGGACCAGGAGATGCACGATACGTCCGCGCAAGACAGTACTGTCCTGTCTGAGCCTCAGTCGTTTTCGCCCAGAGCGCAGACAGAGTCTGATGACGCTGAGCCGCCCCAGGAGCCGTCGGCCGACGCTGCTGGCGGTGATGCCACAACTTGGGCTTATGCTGATGCTGCGGGCAAGAAAAATTCTAAGCGGGCCTGGTGGCGCAACCTTGGCCACAGCAGGAAGCGCAACTCGGGAGGTAACAGTTGA
- the gatB gene encoding aspartyl/glutamyl-tRNA(Asn/Gln) amidotransferase subunit B: MAEKLMKFADAVAKYEPVFGLEVHVELSTNTKLFCPAHIEFGGEPNTQLTPVSLGLPGSLPVVNKTAIDYAIKLGLALHCDIAEWSQFARKNYFYPDMPRDYQISQYDKPLNGEGYLDVELDDGSTFRIDIERAHVEDDAGKNTHVGGSDGRIEGADHSLVDYNRAGVPLVEIVTKPIEGAGERTPEIAGAYVKAIRDIVRALNISHARMEQGNMRADVNISLHKKGEPLGTRSETKNVNTFKGIEKTLTYEIRRQAAILEEGGEILQETRHWDESKQATAGGRVKSDANDYRYFPDPDLVMVHVTREHIEELEAQMPEMPRERRARLKQEWGFTDLQMRDALNADALDLIEETIAAGADPAGARKWWLGEISREANERGVSLQELPITPQDVADVEGLIKSGKLNDKLAKQTVTGVLAGEGKPAQVVEKHGYQVVSDDGALQSAVDEALKANPDIVAKLKSGNMKPMGAIIGAVMRATKGQADAKAVSTMVMQRIAQ, from the coding sequence ATGGCTGAAAAACTAATGAAATTCGCCGATGCTGTGGCCAAGTATGAGCCCGTCTTCGGCCTGGAAGTACATGTGGAGCTCTCGACGAACACCAAGCTCTTCTGCCCGGCTCACATCGAGTTCGGCGGTGAGCCCAACACCCAGCTGACCCCGGTCTCGCTCGGCCTGCCCGGCTCCCTGCCAGTAGTGAACAAGACGGCCATTGACTACGCTATTAAGCTAGGCCTGGCCCTGCACTGCGACATTGCCGAGTGGAGTCAATTCGCCCGCAAGAACTACTTCTACCCGGATATGCCGCGCGACTACCAAATCTCCCAGTACGACAAGCCCCTGAACGGCGAAGGCTACCTGGATGTGGAGCTGGACGACGGGTCCACCTTCCGCATTGACATTGAGCGGGCGCACGTAGAGGACGACGCGGGCAAGAACACCCACGTTGGTGGTTCGGACGGCCGCATTGAAGGCGCTGACCACTCGCTGGTGGACTACAACCGCGCGGGCGTGCCCCTGGTCGAGATCGTGACCAAGCCCATTGAGGGTGCCGGAGAGCGCACGCCAGAAATCGCAGGTGCCTATGTAAAGGCCATCCGCGACATTGTGCGCGCACTCAATATCTCCCACGCTCGCATGGAGCAGGGCAATATGCGCGCCGATGTGAACATCTCCCTCCACAAGAAGGGCGAGCCCCTGGGCACCCGCTCGGAGACTAAGAATGTCAACACTTTCAAGGGTATTGAGAAGACGCTGACCTATGAGATTCGCCGGCAGGCGGCCATCCTGGAAGAGGGCGGCGAGATTTTGCAGGAGACCCGTCACTGGGACGAGTCCAAGCAGGCCACGGCCGGTGGGCGCGTGAAGTCCGACGCCAACGACTACCGCTACTTCCCTGACCCCGACTTGGTGATGGTGCACGTGACCCGCGAGCACATCGAAGAGCTCGAGGCGCAAATGCCTGAGATGCCGCGCGAACGCAGGGCCCGTTTGAAGCAGGAGTGGGGCTTTACTGACCTACAAATGCGCGATGCCCTGAACGCGGATGCTCTGGACCTGATTGAGGAGACGATTGCTGCTGGGGCAGACCCGGCGGGAGCTCGCAAGTGGTGGCTAGGCGAGATTTCTCGCGAGGCCAACGAGCGCGGTGTCAGCTTGCAAGAGCTCCCTATCACCCCGCAGGATGTGGCTGATGTGGAAGGGCTGATCAAGTCTGGCAAGCTGAACGACAAGCTGGCTAAGCAGACCGTGACTGGTGTGCTCGCTGGTGAGGGCAAGCCTGCGCAAGTGGTCGAGAAGCACGGCTACCAGGTGGTCTCTGACGACGGCGCGCTGCAGTCCGCCGTGGATGAGGCCCTGAAAGCCAATCCCGACATTGTGGCCAAGTTGAAGTCCGGCAACATGAAGCCCATGGGAGCTATTATCGGTGCGGTTATGCGCGCCACCAAGGGCCAGGCTGACGCCAAGGCAGTCAGCACAATGGTGATGCAACGCATCGCTCAGTAA
- the gatA gene encoding glutamyl-tRNA(Gln) amidotransferase subunit A, which produces MSSTEELVKLSASEMAAKIRSKEVSSRELVEAELATIDAAEPSIDAFLHVARSEALIQADAFDRRLAAGDTEGLPELAGVPIAVKDMIVTKGIPTTAASKILQGWVPPYDATVIEKLKAAGMPILGKTNLDEFAQGSSTEHSAFKTTKNPWDTGRVPGGSGGGSASAVGAFEAPLALGTDTGGSIRQPSALTGTVGVKPTYGGVSRYGAIAMASSLDQIGPVSRSVLDAALLQEIIGGYDKRDSTSIPKPVPPLAQAAREGMKMDLKGMKVGLVKELSGEGYQPGVEARFNEGVKLLEDMGAEVVEVSCPHFSYSLAAYYIIMPSEVSSNLARYDGMRYGLRVMPPEGTAQTAANMMAATREAGFGDEVKRRIILGIYALSAGYYDAWYGSAQKVRTLIIRDFEQAFKQADVLVSPASPTTAFKFGERMDDPLAMYLSDVATIPANMAGSPAMSIPAGLSDDGLPVGFQFFAPQMRDEVMYKPAAALEAALQAQWGGPVHKDLKTPWLQDVK; this is translated from the coding sequence ATGAGCAGCACTGAAGAATTAGTCAAACTGTCCGCTTCTGAAATGGCGGCGAAGATTCGCTCGAAGGAAGTTTCCTCCCGGGAGCTGGTAGAGGCTGAGCTGGCCACGATTGACGCGGCTGAGCCTAGCATTGACGCCTTTTTGCACGTCGCCCGCTCCGAGGCGCTGATTCAGGCGGACGCTTTTGACAGGCGGCTGGCTGCTGGCGATACAGAGGGTCTGCCCGAGCTGGCAGGCGTGCCTATCGCCGTTAAAGACATGATTGTGACCAAGGGGATTCCCACCACGGCCGCCTCCAAGATTTTGCAAGGCTGGGTGCCTCCCTACGACGCGACGGTCATTGAGAAGCTCAAGGCCGCTGGCATGCCGATTTTGGGCAAGACCAACTTGGACGAGTTCGCGCAGGGCTCCTCCACTGAGCATTCGGCCTTCAAGACCACCAAGAATCCTTGGGATACGGGCCGTGTGCCTGGCGGCTCGGGCGGTGGCTCGGCTTCGGCTGTGGGAGCTTTCGAGGCCCCGCTGGCCCTGGGCACCGACACGGGCGGCTCCATCCGCCAGCCCTCTGCTCTGACCGGCACAGTGGGCGTGAAGCCTACCTACGGCGGTGTTTCCCGCTACGGCGCTATTGCTATGGCCTCGTCCCTGGATCAGATTGGTCCTGTTTCGCGCTCAGTGCTCGACGCTGCCCTCCTGCAGGAGATTATCGGCGGCTACGACAAGCGCGACTCCACGTCCATCCCCAAGCCGGTGCCGCCGCTGGCCCAGGCTGCTCGCGAAGGCATGAAGATGGACTTGAAGGGCATGAAGGTTGGCCTGGTCAAGGAGCTCTCTGGCGAGGGCTACCAGCCCGGCGTTGAGGCCCGCTTCAACGAAGGCGTCAAGCTTCTGGAAGACATGGGTGCTGAGGTGGTAGAGGTTTCCTGCCCCCACTTCTCATACTCACTGGCTGCCTACTACATCATTATGCCCTCGGAAGTCTCCTCCAACCTGGCCCGCTACGACGGTATGCGCTATGGCTTGCGGGTCATGCCGCCGGAAGGCACGGCGCAGACTGCCGCCAATATGATGGCCGCCACCCGCGAGGCAGGTTTTGGCGACGAGGTCAAGCGCCGCATTATTTTGGGCATTTACGCCCTCTCCGCCGGCTACTACGATGCTTGGTACGGCTCGGCCCAGAAGGTGCGTACGCTCATTATTCGTGACTTCGAGCAGGCCTTTAAGCAGGCCGATGTGCTAGTCTCCCCCGCTTCGCCCACCACGGCTTTCAAGTTCGGTGAGCGCATGGACGACCCGCTGGCTATGTATTTGAGCGATGTGGCTACGATTCCAGCGAACATGGCTGGCTCGCCGGCTATGTCGATTCCGGCCGGTCTCTCAGACGACGGTCTGCCGGTTGGCTTCCAGTTCTTCGCTCCTCAGATGCGCGACGAAGTCATGTACAAGCCCGCGGCGGCCCTCGAAGCGGCCCTCCAAGCCCAGTGGGGAGGTCCGGTGCACAAGGACCTGAAGACCCCCTGGTTGCAAGACGTCAAGTGA
- the gatC gene encoding aspartyl/glutamyl-tRNA(Asn/Gln) amidotransferase subunit C: MDTMPTFTREEIEHLGDLARIALTDEEIERLKGELNVIAESITKVQEVAGDDVPPTANPIPLEAYLRPDEPQEPLTQEEALAGAPKTEAGMFVAPQILGDE; this comes from the coding sequence ATGGATACTATGCCTACATTTACACGCGAAGAGATAGAGCACCTGGGCGACTTAGCCCGCATTGCTCTGACAGACGAGGAAATTGAGCGCCTCAAGGGCGAGCTCAACGTGATAGCAGAGTCCATCACGAAGGTGCAGGAAGTGGCTGGCGACGACGTGCCGCCCACGGCCAACCCCATACCGCTGGAAGCCTATTTGCGCCCAGACGAGCCCCAAGAGCCGCTGACCCAGGAGGAAGCGCTGGCCGGGGCACCGAAGACCGAGGCGGGCATGTTCGTAGCCCCGCAGATTTTAGGGGATGAGTGA